The proteins below are encoded in one region of Arthrobacter sp. CJ23:
- a CDS encoding glutamyl-tRNA reductase → MVLFSLVATHADIDLETVAQLSNGSSELASAALAGSPLVTGTVVLATCNRYEVYGETSSTGDLEAARAALVSQISELSGVNERLVSQAFSTRTGPEVSQHLFAVSAGLDSAVVGEREIAGQVRRALITAQHEGTASSGLVRLFQAASKTAKDVGAQTALGSRGLSIVSVALDLATDLSDSADWSSKKVVVFGTGAYAGATMSLLRERGCTDISVYSSSGRAEGFVATRGGTALDADTLPAAVAAADVMIGCSGSDTRVEAEDLAKVRAASPQTLIAIDLALTHDFDPAVGELDGVELLTLESVRLAAPQEQAESLTQASSIVSGAAKAFEQEREIRSVDSAIVALRRHTMNVLDAEMEKVRARHGCTAAAEEVEFALRRMVKQLLHVPTVRARELASKGQQDDYVAALEALYGIQVEQPAAPAPAAECPVDHQDLRSETA, encoded by the coding sequence GTGGTTCTTTTCTCATTGGTGGCTACACACGCCGACATCGATCTCGAAACCGTTGCTCAGCTGAGCAACGGTTCTTCTGAGCTTGCCTCCGCCGCCCTGGCAGGGTCGCCGCTCGTCACGGGCACCGTGGTCCTGGCCACCTGCAACCGCTACGAGGTCTACGGCGAAACCTCCAGCACCGGCGACCTTGAGGCCGCCCGCGCCGCCCTGGTTTCGCAGATCAGCGAACTGAGCGGCGTCAACGAGCGGCTCGTCTCCCAGGCCTTCAGTACCCGGACCGGCCCCGAGGTCTCCCAGCACCTGTTTGCCGTCAGCGCAGGCCTGGATTCCGCCGTCGTGGGTGAACGCGAGATCGCCGGCCAGGTCCGCCGGGCCCTCATCACTGCCCAGCACGAGGGCACCGCCAGCTCCGGCCTGGTGAGGCTCTTCCAGGCTGCCTCCAAGACGGCAAAGGACGTCGGCGCGCAGACCGCCCTCGGCTCGCGCGGCCTCTCGATCGTTTCCGTCGCCCTGGACCTCGCCACCGATCTCTCGGACAGCGCCGACTGGTCCAGCAAAAAGGTGGTCGTCTTCGGCACCGGCGCCTACGCCGGCGCCACCATGTCGCTCCTGCGTGAGCGCGGCTGCACGGACATCTCTGTCTACTCGTCCTCCGGCCGCGCCGAAGGTTTCGTCGCCACGCGCGGCGGCACAGCGCTCGACGCCGACACCCTCCCCGCCGCCGTCGCCGCGGCCGACGTCATGATCGGCTGCAGCGGTTCGGACACGCGGGTGGAGGCCGAGGACCTCGCCAAGGTCCGCGCAGCTTCCCCGCAGACGCTGATCGCCATCGACCTCGCCCTCACGCACGACTTCGATCCCGCAGTCGGCGAGCTCGACGGCGTCGAGCTGCTCACGCTTGAGTCCGTGCGCCTCGCGGCACCGCAGGAGCAGGCGGAATCCCTCACCCAGGCGAGCAGCATCGTCAGCGGCGCGGCCAAGGCCTTCGAGCAGGAACGCGAAATCCGCTCCGTGGATTCAGCCATCGTGGCCCTGCGCCGCCACACCATGAACGTGCTGGACGCCGAGATGGAGAAGGTCCGGGCCCGCCACGGCTGCACGGCTGCCGCCGAGGAAGTGGAATTCGCGCTCCGCCGCATGGTCAAGCAGCTCCTGCATGTGCCGACCGTGCGCGCCCGTGAGCTGGCTTCGAAGGGCCAGCAGGACGACTACGTCGCAGCCCTCGAGGCCCTGTACGGCATCCAGGTGGAACAGCCCGCCGCTCCGGCTCCGGCCGCCGAGTGCCCCGTGGACCACCAGGACCTGCGTTCCGAAACCGCCTGA
- the hemE gene encoding uroporphyrinogen decarboxylase: protein MTSSSAASNSTATTVPAGTLDASHPLTDGRTSDSALITAYRGGKPSRRPVWFMRQAGRSLPEYLKVREGVAMLDSCLRPELASEITLQPVRRHDVDAAIFFSDIVIPLKLAGVGVDIVPGVGPVLDKPVRTAADVAALPQLTWEALEPIREAVRLTVAELGKTPLIGFAGAPFTLAAYMVEGKPSRDHLGPRTMMHADPETWTALANWAADASGMFLRAQLEAGASAGQLFDSWAGSLGLADYSKYVAPASARALDHVRHLGAPLVHFGTGTSELLVAMRDVGVDVMGVDYRLPLDEANRRLGGTVPLQGNIDPALLSAPWEVLEAHVRGVIAAGAGAPGHVLNLGHGVPPETDPTVLTRIVELIHSIPAE from the coding sequence ATGACTTCCAGCTCTGCAGCATCCAACAGCACGGCCACCACCGTCCCCGCCGGGACCCTTGACGCAAGCCACCCGCTGACGGATGGCCGCACCTCGGACTCGGCCCTGATCACGGCCTACCGCGGGGGCAAGCCGTCCCGCCGTCCCGTCTGGTTCATGCGCCAGGCAGGCCGTTCGCTGCCCGAATACCTGAAGGTGCGCGAAGGCGTGGCCATGCTGGATTCCTGCCTCCGCCCGGAGCTGGCATCCGAGATCACCCTGCAGCCGGTCCGCCGCCACGATGTTGATGCCGCGATCTTCTTCTCCGATATCGTCATCCCGCTCAAGCTTGCCGGCGTCGGCGTGGACATCGTCCCCGGCGTCGGACCTGTGCTGGACAAGCCGGTCCGCACCGCCGCGGACGTCGCCGCACTGCCGCAGCTGACGTGGGAGGCCCTCGAACCGATCCGCGAGGCCGTCCGCCTCACCGTCGCGGAACTCGGCAAGACCCCGCTCATCGGCTTCGCCGGCGCCCCGTTCACCCTGGCCGCCTACATGGTTGAAGGCAAGCCCTCCCGCGACCACCTCGGCCCGCGCACCATGATGCACGCCGACCCCGAAACGTGGACCGCCCTGGCCAACTGGGCCGCCGACGCCTCCGGCATGTTCCTGCGCGCCCAGCTCGAAGCCGGCGCCTCCGCAGGCCAGCTCTTCGACTCCTGGGCCGGTTCCCTGGGCCTGGCCGACTACAGCAAGTACGTCGCCCCGGCCTCCGCCCGCGCCCTGGACCACGTCCGCCACCTGGGCGCCCCGCTGGTCCACTTCGGCACGGGAACCTCCGAGCTGCTCGTGGCCATGCGCGACGTCGGCGTGGACGTGATGGGTGTCGATTACCGCCTGCCCCTGGATGAGGCCAACCGCCGCCTGGGCGGCACCGTTCCGCTGCAGGGCAACATCGACCCCGCGCTGCTCTCCGCGCCCTGGGAAGTCCTGGAAGCACACGTCCGCGGTGTCATCGCCGCCGGCGCCGGCGCCCCGGGCCATGTCCTCAACCTTGGCCACGGCGTGCCCCCGGAAACGGACCCCACCGTGCTGACCCGCATCGTGGAACTCATCCACTCGATCCCCGCGGAGTAG
- the hemG gene encoding protoporphyrinogen oxidase, with amino-acid sequence MRGGHARPEHPTPANSAPEHAAAGHAAGGPSAVVVGGGISGLVAARELAMAGSSVTVLEASDAWGGCVGSHTVAGLTLDSGAESFATRSTAVAELARELGLGERIVAPHAGGAWVQLPDGPQELPKTGVLGIPANPWDPEVRRSLGLAGALRASLDRWLPAALGTSADVTSVAALVRARMGKRVLERLVAPVVGGVHSADPALLDVDMVAPGLRAGLREHGSLAAAVAAQRKAVRSSAAPQSTAGQAEVRQPAKAGSAVGGLHGGMHTLVAALVADLRSRGAVLLSGTRAESIARSGQGWHVTAGEKTHDAKRLVVALDGPSAVGLLESSLPELSALRPSAGPLVSLVTVVVDLPELDGRPRGTGILVAPQTPGITAKALTHATAKWDWLAEEAGPGTHVLRLSYGRREDGPAKILDVLDDEALFEAALHDASTLLTVPVTRDDVVDWDVVRWAGALPFAAVGHKQRVAEVRRICAGTDGLAVVGGWLAGNGLAAVVADTRAQLAAKG; translated from the coding sequence ATGCGCGGCGGACACGCACGGCCGGAACACCCAACGCCGGCGAATTCAGCGCCGGAGCACGCAGCGGCGGGGCACGCCGCCGGCGGGCCGTCCGCCGTCGTAGTGGGCGGAGGCATCTCCGGCCTGGTGGCGGCGCGCGAACTGGCCATGGCCGGATCCTCTGTTACCGTGCTCGAAGCCAGCGATGCCTGGGGAGGCTGTGTGGGCAGCCACACCGTCGCCGGACTGACGCTGGACAGCGGAGCCGAATCATTCGCCACGCGCTCCACCGCGGTGGCCGAGCTGGCCCGCGAACTGGGGCTGGGGGAGCGCATCGTTGCCCCGCACGCGGGAGGCGCCTGGGTGCAGCTGCCCGACGGCCCGCAGGAACTGCCCAAGACGGGTGTCCTGGGCATCCCGGCCAACCCCTGGGATCCTGAAGTCCGGCGTTCCCTCGGCCTTGCCGGAGCCCTGCGCGCCTCCTTGGACCGCTGGCTCCCCGCAGCCCTGGGCACCTCGGCCGATGTGACCAGCGTTGCGGCGCTGGTCCGTGCCCGCATGGGCAAGCGTGTCCTGGAGCGGCTGGTGGCGCCCGTGGTGGGCGGCGTGCATTCGGCCGACCCCGCACTGCTCGACGTCGACATGGTGGCCCCAGGCCTCCGCGCCGGCCTCCGTGAGCATGGCTCGCTTGCCGCCGCTGTCGCGGCACAGCGCAAGGCCGTCCGTAGTTCTGCTGCCCCGCAATCCACGGCGGGCCAGGCCGAGGTGCGCCAGCCGGCCAAGGCAGGATCCGCGGTCGGCGGACTCCACGGCGGAATGCACACCCTGGTGGCCGCCCTTGTGGCCGATCTGCGCTCCCGCGGCGCCGTGCTGCTGAGCGGGACGCGGGCCGAGTCCATCGCCCGGTCCGGGCAGGGCTGGCACGTGACTGCCGGCGAAAAAACGCACGACGCCAAACGCCTGGTGGTCGCGCTCGACGGCCCGTCCGCCGTCGGGCTCCTTGAAAGCTCCCTGCCGGAACTGTCCGCGCTCCGCCCCTCAGCGGGGCCGCTCGTCAGCCTGGTGACCGTGGTTGTGGACCTGCCCGAGCTGGACGGGCGCCCGCGCGGCACCGGCATCCTCGTGGCCCCGCAGACCCCCGGGATCACGGCCAAGGCGCTTACGCACGCCACGGCCAAATGGGACTGGCTGGCCGAGGAAGCCGGGCCGGGAACGCATGTGCTGCGCCTGTCCTATGGCCGCCGCGAGGACGGCCCCGCGAAGATCCTGGATGTCCTGGACGACGAGGCACTGTTCGAGGCCGCGCTCCACGATGCCTCGACCCTGCTGACGGTGCCCGTCACGCGGGACGACGTGGTGGATTGGGATGTGGTCCGCTGGGCCGGAGCCCTGCCGTTTGCCGCCGTCGGGCACAAACAGCGCGTGGCCGAGGTCCGCCGGATCTGCGCCGGCACCGACGGCCTTGCCGTGGTGGGCGGCTGGCTGGCCGGCAACGGGCTCGCAGCCGTGGTGGCGGACACCCGCGCCCAGCTCGCCGCGAAGGGCTAA